A stretch of the Paramormyrops kingsleyae isolate MSU_618 chromosome 16, PKINGS_0.4, whole genome shotgun sequence genome encodes the following:
- the LOC111851506 gene encoding MSL complex subunit 3B isoform X2, with amino-acid sequence MMPLISSSEDSEEGNSEDVESLKTESDSSEDLEEMKEEQEAHAKRESEDKTIKIDIPEVLKKKLEDDCYYVNKRKKLVKLPCQMNIVNILESYVKHFTINAAFSANERYRHPQGVTLVGSNPHYVPPERNEELCKEMVDGLRITFDFTLPVILLYPNEQAQFKKVSSSKVFMPIRDAAVTSGRMPRECSPSPPGLNPSTPQASDCQLAPGEPSTPKRRRADSEAPMSLRRSTRHTSGGDRLSDPGASPQPKRRHSEMAASLPRFILNLEKRTPVHSGSSSPLPLTPSKEGGCVFSALESSRSNELNEVLSWKLTPENYPQSDQPPPPSYMYGSQHLLRLFVKLPEILGKMHIPDKNLRALVKHLELFLGFLAEFHEDFFPESAYVSASEAHHSMKNPRALC; translated from the exons ATGATGC CTCTGATTTCTTCTTCTGAAGACAGCGAAGAGGGCAACTCGGAGGACGTTGAATCATTAAAAACTGAGAGTGACTCATCTGAAGACCTGGAGGAAATG AAGGAAGAACAAGAGGCTCACGCCAAACGGGAAAGTGAGGATAAAACAATCAAGATCGATATCCCTGAGGTTCTTAAGAAAAAGCTGGAGGATGATTGTTACTATGTCAACAAAAGGAAAAAG CTGGTGAAGCTTCCCTGCCAGATGAATATCGTGAACATCTTGGAGTCCTACGTGAAACATTTCACCATCAACGCGGCCTTTTCCGCCAACGAGAGATACCGGCACCCCCAAGGCGTGACTCTTGTTGGATCTAACCCTCACTATGTTCCCCCCGAAAGAAA TGAGGAGCTGTGCAAGGAGATGGTGGACGGGCTGCGGATCACATTTGATTTCACGCTCCCAGTGATTCTCCTGTATCCTAATGAGCAAGCTCAATTCAAGAAGGTCAGCTCATCCAAGGTGTTCATGCCCATTAGGGATGCAGCCGTGACTTCTGGAAG gATGCCACGGGAGtgctcccccagccccccaggcCTGAACCCCTCCACGCCGCAGGCCTCGGACTGTCAGTTGGCCCCTGGCGAGCCGTCCACGCCGAAACGGCGGCGTGCCGACTCTGAGGCCCCCATGTCCCTGCGCCGTTCCACCCGTCACACCTCTGGGGGGGACCGGCTGTCTGACCCCGGGGCGTCCCCCCAGCCCAAGAGGCGGCACTCGGAGATGGCTGCCTCGCTGCCGAGATTCATCCTCAACCTGGAGAAGA GGACTCCTGTTCACAGCGGCTCCTCCTCACCCTTACCGCTGACTCCCAGTAAGGAGGGCGGCTGCGTCTTCTCAGCCCTGGAGAGCAGCAGGAGCAATGAACTCAATGAG GTCTTGAGCTGGAAGCTCACTCCGGAAAACTACCCGCAGAGTgaccagccaccccccccatcctacATGTACGGCTCACAGCACTTACTACGCCTCTTTG TGAAACTCCCAGAGATCTTGGGGAAAATGCACATCCCTGACAAGAACCTGAGGGCTCTGGTGAAGCACCTGGAGCTCTTCCTGGG GTTCTTGGCGGAGTTTCATGAGGATTTCTTCCCTGAATCTGCCTATGTGTCTGCCTCGGAGGCCCACCACAGCATGAAGAACCCCCGGGCCCTCTGCTGA
- the LOC111851506 gene encoding MSL complex subunit 3 isoform X3: MNSRGMKFKFHKGEKVLCFEPDPTKAKVLYDAKVVDVVLGRDERGRKVPEYLIHFNGWNRSWDRWAAEDHVLPDTDENRRLQRKLARKAVARMKRKGWKKRRCRLPGVDSVLKSLPEEEKGNSDDASLISSSEDSEEGNSEDVESLKTESDSSEDLEEMKEEQEAHAKRESEDKTIKIDIPEVLKKKLEDDCYYVNKRKKLVKLPCQMNIVNILESYVKHFTINAAFSANERYRHPQGVTLVGSNPHYVPPERNEELCKEMVDGLRITFDFTLPVILLYPNEQAQFKKVSSSKVFMPIRDAAVTSGRMPRECSPSPPGLNPSTPQASDCQLAPGEPSTPKRRRADSEAPMSLRRSTRHTSGGDRLSDPGASPQPKRRHSEMAASLPRFILNLEKRTPVHSGSSSPLPLTPSKEGGCVFSALESSRSNELNEVLSWKLTPENYPQSDQPPPPSYMYGSQHLLRLFVKLPEILGKMHIPDKNLRALVKHLELFLGFLAEFHEDFFPESAYVSASEAHHSMKNPRALC, translated from the exons GTGGTTGACGTTGTCCTGGGCAGAGATGAGCGGGGCAGGAAGGTCCCGGAGTATCTGATCCATTTCAACGGTTGGAACAGAAG CTGGGATCGCTGGGCCGCAGAGGACCATGTTCTCCCTGACACAGACGAAAACCGCAGACTGCAGCGAAAACTGGCTCGCAAGGCTGTGGCTCGCAT gaaGAGAAAGGGATGGAAGAAGAGACGCTGTCGTCTTCCAGGTGTTGACTCAGTGCTGAAAAGCCTACCTGAGGAGGAGAAGGGAAACAGTGATGATGCGT CTCTGATTTCTTCTTCTGAAGACAGCGAAGAGGGCAACTCGGAGGACGTTGAATCATTAAAAACTGAGAGTGACTCATCTGAAGACCTGGAGGAAATG AAGGAAGAACAAGAGGCTCACGCCAAACGGGAAAGTGAGGATAAAACAATCAAGATCGATATCCCTGAGGTTCTTAAGAAAAAGCTGGAGGATGATTGTTACTATGTCAACAAAAGGAAAAAG CTGGTGAAGCTTCCCTGCCAGATGAATATCGTGAACATCTTGGAGTCCTACGTGAAACATTTCACCATCAACGCGGCCTTTTCCGCCAACGAGAGATACCGGCACCCCCAAGGCGTGACTCTTGTTGGATCTAACCCTCACTATGTTCCCCCCGAAAGAAA TGAGGAGCTGTGCAAGGAGATGGTGGACGGGCTGCGGATCACATTTGATTTCACGCTCCCAGTGATTCTCCTGTATCCTAATGAGCAAGCTCAATTCAAGAAGGTCAGCTCATCCAAGGTGTTCATGCCCATTAGGGATGCAGCCGTGACTTCTGGAAG gATGCCACGGGAGtgctcccccagccccccaggcCTGAACCCCTCCACGCCGCAGGCCTCGGACTGTCAGTTGGCCCCTGGCGAGCCGTCCACGCCGAAACGGCGGCGTGCCGACTCTGAGGCCCCCATGTCCCTGCGCCGTTCCACCCGTCACACCTCTGGGGGGGACCGGCTGTCTGACCCCGGGGCGTCCCCCCAGCCCAAGAGGCGGCACTCGGAGATGGCTGCCTCGCTGCCGAGATTCATCCTCAACCTGGAGAAGA GGACTCCTGTTCACAGCGGCTCCTCCTCACCCTTACCGCTGACTCCCAGTAAGGAGGGCGGCTGCGTCTTCTCAGCCCTGGAGAGCAGCAGGAGCAATGAACTCAATGAG GTCTTGAGCTGGAAGCTCACTCCGGAAAACTACCCGCAGAGTgaccagccaccccccccatcctacATGTACGGCTCACAGCACTTACTACGCCTCTTTG TGAAACTCCCAGAGATCTTGGGGAAAATGCACATCCCTGACAAGAACCTGAGGGCTCTGGTGAAGCACCTGGAGCTCTTCCTGGG GTTCTTGGCGGAGTTTCATGAGGATTTCTTCCCTGAATCTGCCTATGTGTCTGCCTCGGAGGCCCACCACAGCATGAAGAACCCCCGGGCCCTCTGCTGA
- the LOC111851506 gene encoding MSL complex subunit 3 isoform X1, with protein sequence MNSRGMKFKFHKGEKVLCFEPDPTKAKVLYDAKVVDVVLGRDERGRKVPEYLIHFNGWNRSWDRWAAEDHVLPDTDENRRLQRKLARKAVARMKRKGWKKRRCRLPGVDSVLKSLPEEEKGNSDDASLISSSEDSEEGNSEDVESLKTESDSSEDLEEMKEEQEAHAKRESEDKTIKIDIPEVLKKKLEDDCYYVNKRKKLVKLPCQMNIVNILESYVKHFTINAAFSANERYRHPQGVTLVGSNPHYVPPERNEELCKEMVDGLRITFDFTLPVILLYPNEQAQFKKVSSSKVFMPIRDAAVTSGRMPRECSPSPPGLNPSTPQASDCQLAPGEPSTPKRRRADSEAPMSLRRSTRHTSGGDRLSDPGASPQPKRRHSEMAASLPRFILNLEKRTPVHSGSSSPLPLTPSKEGGCVFSALESSRSNELNEPYRFAPYP encoded by the exons GTGGTTGACGTTGTCCTGGGCAGAGATGAGCGGGGCAGGAAGGTCCCGGAGTATCTGATCCATTTCAACGGTTGGAACAGAAG CTGGGATCGCTGGGCCGCAGAGGACCATGTTCTCCCTGACACAGACGAAAACCGCAGACTGCAGCGAAAACTGGCTCGCAAGGCTGTGGCTCGCAT gaaGAGAAAGGGATGGAAGAAGAGACGCTGTCGTCTTCCAGGTGTTGACTCAGTGCTGAAAAGCCTACCTGAGGAGGAGAAGGGAAACAGTGATGATGCGT CTCTGATTTCTTCTTCTGAAGACAGCGAAGAGGGCAACTCGGAGGACGTTGAATCATTAAAAACTGAGAGTGACTCATCTGAAGACCTGGAGGAAATG AAGGAAGAACAAGAGGCTCACGCCAAACGGGAAAGTGAGGATAAAACAATCAAGATCGATATCCCTGAGGTTCTTAAGAAAAAGCTGGAGGATGATTGTTACTATGTCAACAAAAGGAAAAAG CTGGTGAAGCTTCCCTGCCAGATGAATATCGTGAACATCTTGGAGTCCTACGTGAAACATTTCACCATCAACGCGGCCTTTTCCGCCAACGAGAGATACCGGCACCCCCAAGGCGTGACTCTTGTTGGATCTAACCCTCACTATGTTCCCCCCGAAAGAAA TGAGGAGCTGTGCAAGGAGATGGTGGACGGGCTGCGGATCACATTTGATTTCACGCTCCCAGTGATTCTCCTGTATCCTAATGAGCAAGCTCAATTCAAGAAGGTCAGCTCATCCAAGGTGTTCATGCCCATTAGGGATGCAGCCGTGACTTCTGGAAG gATGCCACGGGAGtgctcccccagccccccaggcCTGAACCCCTCCACGCCGCAGGCCTCGGACTGTCAGTTGGCCCCTGGCGAGCCGTCCACGCCGAAACGGCGGCGTGCCGACTCTGAGGCCCCCATGTCCCTGCGCCGTTCCACCCGTCACACCTCTGGGGGGGACCGGCTGTCTGACCCCGGGGCGTCCCCCCAGCCCAAGAGGCGGCACTCGGAGATGGCTGCCTCGCTGCCGAGATTCATCCTCAACCTGGAGAAGA GGACTCCTGTTCACAGCGGCTCCTCCTCACCCTTACCGCTGACTCCCAGTAAGGAGGGCGGCTGCGTCTTCTCAGCCCTGGAGAGCAGCAGGAGCAATGAACTCAATGAG CCATACAGGTTTGCCCCTTACCCCTAA